The Shewanella sp. MTB7 genome includes a window with the following:
- a CDS encoding phosphoadenosine phosphosulfate reductase — protein sequence MKNRLNLDVNIAARKRIQLILDFFPHFYISFSGGKDSGVLLNLAIEEARLRDRLPIDVLIIDLEAQYTHTIEYIHRMVKRQEITPYWICLPISLRNATSQFQPKWICWNPSEKERWLRPLPQHYSVINDIHFFPFFQHGMEFEEFVIEFGAWYQHQKQTRCACLVAIRSDESLNRYRTIKNKRKEKFGGLAWTTLITNNLYNAYPIYDWHVQDIWTANGKFGWDYNSIYDLMHLAGVSLAQQRLCQPFGDDQRKGLWLYQILEPHTWQKLVERVEGCNFGARYSKVQGHILGYYRFELPDGYTYKQYSKYLLNSMPPHLAEHYRTRIFKFLLWWRKNAKNNGISAIPDFGDKKLEAQKKIPSWRRICKVLIKNDYWCRGLSFGQNKSITQHYVDLYGQYITKK from the coding sequence ATGAAAAATAGATTAAACCTTGATGTAAACATAGCAGCTCGAAAAAGGATCCAGCTAATTTTAGATTTTTTTCCTCATTTTTATATCTCTTTTTCGGGTGGAAAAGACTCGGGAGTATTACTCAACTTAGCCATAGAGGAAGCTAGACTCCGTGACAGACTTCCTATCGACGTCTTAATTATTGACTTAGAAGCTCAATACACACACACGATTGAGTATATCCATAGGATGGTAAAACGCCAAGAGATCACCCCCTATTGGATCTGCCTCCCTATTAGTCTACGCAACGCTACATCACAATTCCAACCTAAATGGATTTGTTGGAATCCTAGTGAAAAAGAACGTTGGCTTCGTCCTTTACCTCAACATTATTCAGTAATTAATGATATTCATTTTTTCCCTTTTTTCCAACATGGAATGGAGTTTGAAGAGTTTGTCATAGAATTTGGCGCTTGGTATCAGCATCAAAAACAAACGCGCTGTGCCTGTTTAGTTGCAATTCGTTCAGATGAATCCCTAAATCGTTACCGAACGATTAAAAATAAAAGAAAGGAAAAATTTGGTGGATTAGCATGGACAACGCTCATTACTAATAACCTGTATAACGCTTACCCTATTTATGATTGGCATGTACAGGATATTTGGACGGCTAATGGTAAATTTGGTTGGGATTATAATTCTATTTATGACTTGATGCACTTAGCCGGTGTTAGCTTGGCTCAGCAACGTCTATGTCAGCCATTTGGAGATGATCAGCGCAAAGGTTTATGGTTATATCAGATCTTGGAACCCCATACTTGGCAAAAGCTCGTAGAACGCGTTGAAGGATGTAACTTTGGGGCTAGATACAGTAAAGTTCAAGGACATATCTTAGGCTATTACAGATTTGAACTTCCTGATGGGTACACTTATAAACAATACAGTAAATATTTGCTAAACAGCATGCCCCCTCATTTAGCAGAACACTACCGCACCCGAATTTTTAAATTCCTTTTATGGTGGCGGAAAAATGCCAAAAATAATGGAATTTCTGCCATCCCTGATTTTGGTGACAAGAAACTTGAAGCACAGAAAAAAATCCCCAGCTGGCGTCGTATCTGCAAAGTGTTAATTAAAAATGATTACTGGTGCAGAGGACTCTCATTTGGACAAAACAAAAGCATTACACAGCATTATGTTGACCTGTATGGTCAATATATTACTAAGAAGTAA
- a CDS encoding IbrB-like domain-containing protein, which translates to MKNKLDIDLLIEQLNELDLTELSVRDRVTVFNKLSDLAAKIIQFKHPVLNVKLISSSQVKDNDYNPNTVAPPEFKLLRHSIKKDGVTMPIIVGKQSGSDDYVIIDGYHRSRILKQDLNIKQSLSSYMPVVILTKEIDDRMSSSIRHNVARGTHQVELTSQLVIKLRQMDWTNEDIGRELGMDKDEVLRMQQITGLADAFRHNSFSNAWK; encoded by the coding sequence ATGAAAAATAAACTCGATATAGACTTATTAATAGAACAACTAAACGAACTGGATCTCACTGAACTATCAGTTCGAGACCGAGTAACTGTCTTTAATAAACTGTCAGATTTAGCTGCCAAAATTATTCAATTCAAGCACCCTGTACTCAATGTAAAGTTAATCAGTAGCTCCCAAGTTAAGGATAATGATTATAATCCGAATACTGTCGCTCCACCTGAATTCAAACTACTCAGACACTCTATAAAAAAAGATGGAGTCACAATGCCTATCATAGTTGGAAAACAGTCAGGATCTGATGACTATGTCATAATCGATGGTTATCATAGGAGTCGGATATTAAAACAAGATTTAAACATAAAACAGTCACTCTCAAGTTATATGCCTGTCGTCATCCTCACTAAGGAGATTGATGATCGCATGTCTTCATCAATTCGACACAATGTAGCACGGGGGACCCATCAAGTTGAGCTCACCTCACAGCTAGTAATTAAATTACGACAAATGGACTGGACTAATGAGGATATAGGTAGGGAGCTAGGAATGGATAAAGATGAGGTTTTGCGTATGCAGCAAATTACAGGATTAGCTGATGCTTTTCGTCATAATTCCTTCTCCAACGCCTGGAAATAA
- a CDS encoding formate dehydrogenase subunit gamma gives MNNWFKQIGLTLVLMFSAIGLAQAGSSHEAEQPVVTDGQIWSQLKAGVTGVTTSHGEFHNQPINTYDLRVLELRSDILAPALMAALFGMIIIFIVFIKVNGISKLHGGFSGKLVYRWSKFDVSIHWLGAIPCLLLILTGLTLLAGRFFFQPYLPESVWANFVYASKQIHDFMAIPFMLGWALMVALWAKNQLPKMYDIKWMMVVGGYINFGPFKGKHPDAGFANAGEKLWFWAFAVFGLLISASGMLLLFPNLFEPSRSLSLIALVLHSVSAIIITAFSIVHIFMATVMSEGGMECMVSGYCDETWATQHHNLWFDEIKADGTLKYKE, from the coding sequence ATGAACAATTGGTTCAAACAGATAGGCTTAACTTTAGTGCTGATGTTTAGTGCTATCGGTCTGGCTCAAGCTGGCTCTTCACATGAAGCAGAACAACCTGTAGTAACAGATGGTCAAATTTGGTCTCAGTTGAAAGCGGGCGTCACTGGCGTGACGACCTCTCACGGTGAGTTCCATAATCAGCCGATCAATACCTATGACCTTCGCGTTTTAGAACTGCGTAGCGATATATTAGCCCCAGCCTTGATGGCTGCGCTATTTGGTATGATTATCATCTTTATTGTGTTTATCAAAGTGAATGGTATCTCTAAACTTCACGGTGGTTTCTCAGGTAAGTTGGTGTATCGCTGGTCTAAGTTTGATGTCTCGATCCATTGGTTAGGCGCAATTCCATGTCTGCTATTGATACTGACGGGCCTTACGCTATTGGCTGGACGCTTCTTCTTCCAACCTTATTTACCTGAAAGTGTATGGGCTAATTTTGTGTATGCTTCCAAACAGATACATGATTTTATGGCGATTCCTTTCATGTTAGGTTGGGCATTGATGGTTGCACTTTGGGCTAAGAATCAGCTGCCTAAGATGTATGACATTAAATGGATGATGGTGGTTGGTGGTTACATCAACTTCGGTCCATTTAAAGGCAAGCATCCAGATGCTGGTTTTGCTAATGCTGGTGAAAAGCTATGGTTCTGGGCGTTTGCAGTGTTCGGTCTATTGATTTCAGCCTCTGGCATGCTACTGCTATTCCCGAACTTGTTCGAGCCTAGCCGTAGCCTAAGTCTAATTGCTTTAGTACTTCACTCTGTCAGTGCCATCATTATCACTGCTTTCTCAATCGTGCATATTTTTATGGCTACGGTTATGTCTGAAGGTGGTATGGAATGTATGGTATCAGGATACTGTGATGAAACTTGGGCTACCCAGCACCACAACCTTTGGTTTGACGAAATCAAGGCTGACGGTACGCTGAAGTATAAAGAGTAA
- the fdh3B gene encoding formate dehydrogenase FDH3 subunit beta, translating to MATMKFLCDTKRCIECNGCVTACKNENDSALEWGIQRRRVVTINDGVRGEASISVACMHCTDAPCQAVCPANCFYKTEDGLTLHNKDTCIGCGYCLFACPFGAPQFPKKGAFGSRGKMDKCTFCAGGPEENFSEAERQKYGSNRIAEGKLPMCAELCATKSLLAGDAEIISSIFRERVAYRGSKNAIWG from the coding sequence ATGGCAACAATGAAATTTTTATGTGATACCAAGCGCTGCATCGAATGTAATGGTTGTGTCACTGCATGTAAGAACGAAAACGATTCTGCTCTAGAGTGGGGCATCCAACGTCGTCGCGTAGTGACTATCAATGATGGTGTGCGTGGTGAAGCTTCGATCTCAGTAGCATGTATGCACTGTACTGATGCACCTTGTCAGGCTGTGTGTCCTGCTAACTGTTTCTATAAGACTGAAGATGGCTTAACTCTGCACAATAAAGATACTTGTATCGGTTGTGGCTATTGCTTATTTGCTTGCCCATTCGGCGCGCCTCAGTTCCCTAAGAAGGGTGCATTCGGCAGTCGTGGCAAGATGGACAAGTGTACTTTCTGTGCCGGTGGCCCAGAAGAGAACTTCTCCGAAGCAGAGCGTCAGAAGTACGGTTCTAACCGTATCGCTGAAGGTAAGCTACCTATGTGTGCTGAGCTATGTGCGACTAAGTCGTTACTTGCGGGTGATGCTGAGATTATCTCTTCAATCTTCCGTGAGCGTGTTGCATACCGTGGCTCTAAAAATGCAATCTGGGGTTAA
- a CDS encoding molybdopterin-dependent oxidoreductase, with translation MQLTRKSNEAPKVEKKTLGISRRQFMKHAGITSGGIAAVSFLGTGMMRKAQAKDVPHDAPIEIKRTVCSACAVGCGLYAEVQNGVWTGQEPAFDHPFNAGGHCAKGAALREHGHGEKRLKYPMKLVDGKWKKLSWEQAFNEVGDKMLDIRKESGPDSVYFMGSAKFSNEGCYMYRKLAAMWGTNNVDHSARICHSTTVAGVANTWGYGAQTNSFNDIQNANAIFFIGANPAEAHPVAMQHILIAKEKNNAKLIVVDPRFSRTAAHSDLHCALRPGTDIPFIYGMLWHIFENGWEDKTFIKERVFEMETIRAEAKKFPPKEVTHVTGCSEEEVYQAAKLMADNRPGTVIWCMGGTQHHVGNANTRAYCILQLALGNMGVSGGGTNIFRGHDNVQGATDLGLLFDNLPGYYGLTTAAWNHWTNVWDLDMEWMKGRFDQGTYLGREPMTTPGIPCSRWHDGVLEDKEKLAQQDNIKMAFFWGQSVNTETRQNDVRDALDKMDTVVVVDPFPTMAGVMHRRKNGVYLLPAATQFETEGSVSNSGRSQQWREQVIEPLFESKTDLEIMYRLSQKLGFAEQYTKRIAKSATDLLVIEDITREINRGMWTIGMSGQSPERLKLHTQNWGTFSNKTLEAAGGPAKGETYGLPWPCWGTPEQKHPGTQILYNTSKHVKDGGGNFRARYGVEYKGSNLLAEGSFSKGSELTDGYPEFSATMLKQLGWWDELTADEKAQAEGKNWKTDLSGGIVRVAIKHGCIPYGNAKARCIVWNFPDQAPVHREPLYTPRRDLVAKYPTYDDMQVHRLPTLYKTIQDKDMTAKYPLGLTSGRLVEYEGGGEESRSNPWLAELQQEMFVEINPSDAADRGINNGDTVWLEGAEGGRIKIQAMVTPRVKPGVTWMPYHFAGVMSGESLAPNYPEGTIPYVIGESCNTAMTYGYDPVTQMQETKATLCQIVKA, from the coding sequence ATGCAATTAACTCGCAAATCCAACGAGGCACCTAAAGTCGAGAAGAAAACTTTAGGTATTAGCCGTCGTCAGTTTATGAAGCATGCTGGTATCACATCTGGTGGTATTGCCGCAGTTTCATTTTTGGGTACAGGCATGATGCGTAAAGCGCAGGCCAAAGATGTCCCACATGATGCACCAATCGAGATCAAACGTACTGTATGTAGTGCGTGTGCGGTCGGTTGTGGTCTGTATGCAGAAGTGCAAAATGGTGTTTGGACTGGTCAAGAGCCAGCTTTCGATCATCCATTCAACGCTGGTGGTCACTGTGCTAAAGGTGCTGCACTACGTGAACATGGCCACGGTGAGAAGCGTCTAAAATACCCAATGAAGCTTGTTGATGGCAAGTGGAAGAAATTATCTTGGGAGCAAGCTTTCAACGAAGTTGGCGACAAGATGCTAGATATCCGTAAAGAGTCAGGTCCTGATTCTGTTTACTTTATGGGTAGTGCTAAGTTCTCGAACGAAGGCTGCTACATGTACCGCAAACTTGCGGCTATGTGGGGCACGAACAACGTCGATCACTCTGCACGTATTTGTCACTCTACCACGGTAGCCGGTGTTGCTAACACTTGGGGCTACGGTGCGCAAACTAACTCTTTCAACGATATTCAGAATGCTAATGCAATCTTCTTCATCGGGGCAAATCCGGCTGAAGCGCATCCTGTTGCTATGCAGCATATTTTGATCGCGAAAGAGAAGAACAACGCTAAACTTATTGTTGTTGATCCTCGTTTCTCTCGTACTGCAGCGCACTCAGATCTTCACTGTGCACTGCGTCCAGGTACTGATATTCCATTTATCTACGGTATGCTTTGGCACATCTTCGAAAATGGTTGGGAAGATAAGACTTTTATCAAAGAACGTGTATTTGAGATGGAAACAATTCGTGCAGAAGCGAAGAAGTTCCCACCAAAAGAGGTTACTCACGTTACTGGTTGTAGCGAAGAGGAAGTCTACCAAGCGGCTAAGCTTATGGCAGACAACCGTCCAGGTACTGTGATTTGGTGTATGGGTGGAACTCAGCATCACGTCGGTAATGCTAACACTCGCGCTTATTGTATTCTTCAGCTTGCGCTAGGGAACATGGGTGTATCTGGTGGCGGTACTAACATCTTCCGTGGTCACGATAACGTACAGGGCGCAACTGACTTAGGTCTACTGTTCGATAACTTACCTGGTTATTACGGTCTGACAACAGCAGCTTGGAACCATTGGACTAATGTTTGGGATCTAGACATGGAGTGGATGAAAGGCCGCTTCGATCAAGGTACTTACTTAGGCCGTGAGCCTATGACTACCCCAGGCATCCCTTGTTCTCGTTGGCATGATGGTGTGCTAGAAGATAAAGAGAAGCTTGCTCAGCAAGATAACATTAAAATGGCATTTTTCTGGGGACAATCAGTTAACACTGAGACTCGTCAAAATGATGTGCGTGATGCGCTAGACAAGATGGACACTGTGGTTGTTGTGGATCCATTCCCAACAATGGCGGGTGTTATGCACCGTCGTAAAAATGGTGTTTACCTGTTACCTGCTGCAACTCAGTTTGAAACTGAAGGTTCAGTGTCTAACTCTGGTCGTAGTCAACAATGGCGTGAGCAGGTTATCGAGCCGTTGTTTGAATCAAAAACTGACCTTGAGATCATGTACCGTCTATCTCAGAAGCTTGGTTTTGCTGAGCAATACACTAAGCGTATCGCCAAGAGTGCGACTGACTTATTGGTTATCGAAGACATCACTCGCGAAATAAACCGTGGTATGTGGACGATTGGTATGTCAGGTCAAAGCCCTGAGCGTTTGAAGCTACATACTCAAAACTGGGGCACATTCAGCAACAAGACTCTTGAGGCTGCTGGTGGTCCAGCTAAAGGCGAAACTTATGGTCTACCTTGGCCATGTTGGGGTACTCCAGAGCAGAAGCATCCAGGTACTCAAATTCTGTATAACACAAGTAAACACGTTAAAGATGGTGGTGGTAATTTCCGTGCACGTTACGGTGTGGAATATAAGGGCAGCAATTTATTAGCGGAAGGCAGCTTCTCTAAAGGCAGTGAGCTCACAGATGGCTATCCTGAGTTCTCAGCAACCATGCTTAAGCAACTTGGCTGGTGGGATGAACTAACGGCTGATGAGAAAGCTCAAGCAGAAGGTAAAAACTGGAAGACGGATCTATCGGGCGGTATCGTTCGTGTTGCAATTAAGCATGGCTGTATTCCATATGGTAACGCTAAAGCGCGTTGTATCGTGTGGAACTTCCCAGATCAAGCCCCTGTTCACCGTGAGCCGTTATATACGCCTCGTCGTGATCTTGTGGCTAAATATCCAACTTATGACGACATGCAAGTTCATCGTCTACCGACTCTGTACAAGACTATTCAAGACAAAGACATGACAGCTAAGTATCCACTTGGTTTGACTTCTGGTCGTCTGGTTGAGTATGAGGGTGGTGGTGAAGAGTCTCGTTCTAACCCTTGGTTGGCTGAGCTTCAACAAGAGATGTTTGTTGAGATCAACCCAAGCGACGCTGCGGACCGTGGGATCAATAACGGCGATACAGTGTGGTTAGAGGGTGCTGAAGGTGGTCGTATTAAGATTCAGGCTATGGTGACGCCTCGCGTTAAACCTGGTGTGACTTGGATGCCGTATCACTTCGCTGGTGTTATGAGCGGTGAAAGCCTTGCACCTAATTATCCTGAAGGCACTATACCTTATGTAATTGGTGAGTCTTGTAACACCGCAATGACTTATGGTTATGACCCTGTGACTCAGATGCAGGAAACAAAAGCAACACTGTGTCAGATTGTGAAGGCATAA
- a CDS encoding formate dehydrogenase, whose product MKKKQPDLSRRSLLKALTIGGTATVALAATGISAAQATESNVSAKSADGYHETNHIRSYYNSLRS is encoded by the coding sequence ATGAAAAAGAAACAGCCTGATCTGAGTCGAAGATCTTTGCTGAAAGCACTTACCATAGGTGGAACGGCGACAGTCGCCCTTGCCGCTACAGGTATCAGTGCCGCGCAAGCAACCGAGAGCAATGTTAGCGCTAAAAGTGCAGATGGCTATCACGAAACGAATCATATCCGCAGTTACTACAATAGCCTGCGCAGCTAA
- a CDS encoding formate dehydrogenase subunit gamma — MFTHKCKQLVLALFAVLIWALGSSTVAFAVEEPLDQAQIEQSLLQQQQQVIAAEQLQIQLLQANPQTATADLWRGIREGETGFTHSQDAGAGRLINAFGNDGRLVRNEYVVPALAIAVVGVFGLFLLFYLINGSTKLSHGFSGKLVRRWTRADMWLHWAMAVSCLAMMFTGLTIMLGRYVLEPMVSSDIWAPLIYGGKTIHDWTGPLFILFWAICILKWMPVQTFKSYDLKWFLLVGGYINFGPFKGKHPDSGFANAGEKMWFWTLVLFGLSISITGILLVLPDLDLSRETSMLSLLIHGSSSVILIGFTIVHIWMATVLSEGGLESMSSGYCDENWAVQHHNLWYDEIKANGTLEYKE; from the coding sequence ATGTTTACACACAAATGTAAGCAATTAGTACTCGCTCTTTTTGCTGTATTAATATGGGCGCTTGGCTCTTCAACGGTAGCATTTGCTGTTGAAGAACCATTGGATCAAGCTCAGATAGAGCAGAGCTTATTACAACAGCAGCAACAGGTTATCGCAGCTGAACAGCTACAGATACAATTGCTGCAAGCTAACCCACAAACAGCAACTGCAGATTTATGGCGGGGAATACGAGAGGGAGAGACTGGCTTTACTCATTCTCAAGATGCGGGGGCTGGTCGGTTAATCAATGCTTTTGGCAATGATGGTCGTCTAGTGCGTAATGAGTATGTTGTGCCTGCATTGGCCATAGCTGTTGTCGGTGTGTTTGGCTTGTTTTTACTATTTTACTTGATAAATGGCTCTACCAAGTTGAGTCATGGTTTTTCCGGTAAGTTAGTAAGGCGATGGACAAGAGCCGATATGTGGTTACATTGGGCGATGGCAGTGTCTTGCTTGGCCATGATGTTTACCGGCCTGACCATTATGCTGGGACGCTATGTACTGGAACCTATGGTTTCGAGTGATATATGGGCACCACTTATCTACGGCGGTAAGACGATTCATGATTGGACTGGGCCATTATTTATCCTGTTCTGGGCCATTTGCATCTTGAAGTGGATGCCAGTACAAACCTTTAAGTCATACGATTTGAAATGGTTTTTACTGGTCGGTGGTTACATCAATTTTGGACCATTTAAAGGTAAGCATCCAGATAGTGGTTTTGCCAATGCGGGCGAAAAAATGTGGTTCTGGACCTTAGTCCTATTTGGGCTGTCGATCAGTATTACTGGTATTTTGTTGGTATTACCCGATTTAGATTTATCACGAGAAACATCGATGTTAAGTCTGTTGATCCATGGCAGCAGTTCAGTCATATTGATTGGCTTTACTATCGTTCATATTTGGATGGCTACAGTGCTAAGCGAAGGCGGTTTAGAGAGTATGTCATCGGGATATTGTGATGAAAACTGGGCTGTGCAGCACCACAATCTTTGGTATGACGAGATCAAAGCTAATGGCACGTTAGAGTACAAAGAGTAA
- the fdh3B gene encoding formate dehydrogenase FDH3 subunit beta, producing the protein MAVMKFLCDTKRCIECNGCVTACSNANSEALVWGLQRRRVVTLKDGEPGEASISVACMHCSDAPCMAVCPANCFYRTDEDIVLHNKETCIGCGYCFYACPFGAPQFPQKTSFGTRGKMDKCTYCSGGPEPDFSEKEQRLYGANRIAEGKLPLCAEMCSTKALLAGDATVISNIFRARVAARSNPNSIWGYIPETATDSN; encoded by the coding sequence ATGGCAGTCATGAAATTTCTATGTGACACCAAGCGCTGCATCGAATGTAACGGTTGTGTCACTGCATGTTCAAATGCTAATTCAGAAGCCCTTGTGTGGGGTCTTCAACGACGACGTGTTGTAACCCTGAAAGATGGGGAGCCCGGTGAGGCATCCATATCAGTAGCTTGTATGCACTGTAGCGATGCACCTTGTATGGCAGTTTGTCCTGCGAACTGTTTCTATCGTACGGACGAAGACATTGTGCTACACAATAAAGAGACCTGCATAGGTTGTGGCTATTGCTTTTATGCATGTCCTTTTGGTGCCCCACAGTTTCCCCAGAAAACCAGTTTTGGTACACGAGGGAAAATGGATAAGTGTACTTATTGTTCCGGAGGACCTGAGCCTGACTTTTCTGAAAAAGAGCAGAGGCTCTATGGTGCGAACCGTATTGCGGAGGGTAAGTTACCTTTATGCGCCGAGATGTGTTCAACCAAAGCGCTGCTTGCGGGAGATGCCACGGTTATCTCCAATATTTTCCGAGCAAGGGTTGCCGCTCGAAGTAATCCAAACAGTATTTGGGGTTATATACCTGAAACTGCAACGGATTCTAATTAA